Within Deltaproteobacteria bacterium, the genomic segment GATCCAGGAAGTGATGCTCGACCGAGAAGACGTGGGAGAAGCCCACCTCTTCGGCGACCCTGACCTGTTCGAGCGCCTCCCAGAAGCCGTCGGACACCGACGTCTCCGTCCACGGACGCGGCACCTCGATCTCGTACAGGAGCCCGAACTGCATTCGCCCTCCTCGCTCGGGGCGGTTGCCGCGAAGCGCGCCCGCCGGCCGCCCGCAACATCGCCCGGGCGGGCGTTCGCGGCAAGCGGCCGCCGCCATCGCCCGCCCGACGGGCAGTTCGGAGGACCGGCGTCGAATCCGCTCGTCCTTCGTGAGGACGACCCAGCCGCGCTGTCCCACCACCGCGAGCCACTGGACGTCCGGGGCGTCGGCGGCGAAGTGGTCGTCGTGAACCTCGACGCGCATACCCGCTTGCCGCAGAGCCTCGGGCACGATGCGGCGCCCGAGATACCGGTCAACGAAATAGACGGCCTCAGGCCGCTTCGGCGAGGCGCAACTCGCAGCGGATCGCCTCTTCGATCTCCTCCGGCGCGCGGCCATAGTCGGCGGCGAGGTCCTGGATCGACTCGCCCGCCTTGTACCGCTCGGCGATCACGGCCGTGGGAATGCCGGACCCCACAAGGACAGGGCGACCGTACTGCACCCTCGGGTCCATCATCACCACCCGGGGCTCCTCGGCGTCGTGCTTGCGGGTGAAGGGGTAGAGCCGGACCGGCGCACCGGCCGGGTTCCGATCGATCCGCCGGAAATGCGCCTCCAGCATGGCGCGCATCGCCATCTGCCCAGCCTTCGAGGCGTTAATCAGGCCGCCGTAGCGGTCGATGAAGAGATCCAAGCCACTTCGCGCACAGAACACGCACAGACCGCCCGCTCATGTTCCAGCACGCCGATACTCGACGTAGCCGACGGGGAAGCTTGCAATTCACCGTCCGCGTAGGTCACCCTCCCTCAAGGAATAGCGACAGGCTCTGTCTTGGCGAGACACGCCGCGGGCAGACGCGGACGAGGCGTCGCGACGAGCTCCGCAACCGCTGC encodes:
- a CDS encoding DUF433 domain-containing protein, whose product is MDLFIDRYGGLINASKAGQMAMRAMLEAHFRRIDRNPAGAPVRLYPFTRKHDAEEPRVVMMDPRVQYGRPVLVGSGIPTAVIAERYKAGESIQDLAADYGRAPEEIEEAIRCELRLAEAA